A genomic segment from Gracilimonas sediminicola encodes:
- a CDS encoding four helix bundle protein, protein MKNQIFDLQRRLINFAISIMEIVELLPKTYTGTHFKKQLVRSGTAPALLYGEAQAAESRKDFVHKMKIGLKELRESYITLTIILEKPLIKNQKAIGTLNECDELISIFFTSITTAKQNMKKR, encoded by the coding sequence ATGAAGAACCAAATATTTGACCTGCAAAGACGTCTAATAAACTTTGCAATTTCGATAATGGAAATTGTAGAACTCCTTCCAAAAACATATACAGGAACCCATTTTAAGAAGCAATTAGTCCGTTCCGGCACAGCGCCAGCTTTACTTTACGGAGAAGCACAGGCAGCTGAATCAAGAAAGGACTTTGTTCACAAAATGAAAATCGGCCTGAAAGAGCTGAGAGAATCCTACATAACGCTGACGATTATCTTGGAAAAACCGTTGATTAAAAACCAGAAAGCTATTGGCACGCTTAATGAATGTGATGAACTAATCTCTATTTTTTTCACCAGCATTACTACGGCAAAACAAAATATGAAAAAGAGGTGA
- the radC gene encoding RadC family protein: protein MSHEESFSIEHFHSRTVKDMQPDEQPREKLMRYGADSLSDSELLAILIRTGTRKLNVIETAKALLTQFDGLHNLSRKNWQALKVIPGIAKVKAITLEAAFELARRIEVAGLGEEVQITSPEDANAYFAPKLRHLSKETFVVGFLNNAKILTGYQKISTGGKTATIVDPAEVMRQAVLNEAESIILVHNHPSGRNKASSADVQLTKRLAECGKLFSIPVEDHLIIAGYNYTSLKSEQLF, encoded by the coding sequence ATGTCACATGAAGAATCCTTTTCGATCGAGCACTTCCACAGCCGGACGGTCAAAGATATGCAGCCGGATGAACAACCACGGGAAAAACTGATGCGCTACGGCGCCGACTCCCTTTCCGACTCCGAACTGTTAGCCATCCTGATCCGGACCGGAACCCGCAAGTTAAACGTAATAGAAACCGCCAAGGCTCTGCTCACCCAATTTGACGGACTTCATAATCTTTCCCGCAAAAACTGGCAGGCACTTAAAGTGATTCCTGGAATAGCGAAGGTCAAAGCCATCACGCTGGAAGCCGCCTTTGAGCTGGCGCGCAGAATTGAAGTAGCGGGACTGGGAGAAGAAGTTCAAATAACCTCCCCCGAAGACGCCAACGCCTATTTTGCCCCTAAACTCCGGCATCTCTCCAAAGAAACCTTTGTCGTAGGATTTCTGAATAATGCGAAAATTCTGACCGGCTATCAGAAAATCAGTACCGGAGGTAAAACAGCCACCATTGTGGACCCGGCTGAAGTAATGCGACAGGCTGTACTGAATGAAGCTGAATCCATTATCCTTGTCCACAATCACCCCTCCGGGCGGAATAAAGCATCGAGTGCGGATGTCCAGCTCACCAAGCGACTGGCAGAATGTGGCAAGTTGTTTTCCATCCCCGTTGAAGATCACCTGATTATTGCCGGATACAACTACACCAGCCTGAAAAGTGAGCAGCTGTTTTGA
- the hemW gene encoding radical SAM family heme chaperone HemW — MSGLYIHIPFCKQACSYCDFYFVTRQQNKQDFVDELIREIHAKKDSVFTEEPVRSIYFGGGTPSLLTAEQVNAILDAIRDVFDTDLKEITLEMNPDDVSREYLSGLKSAGINRASMGIQSFNPELLKFMNRAHTSEEAMKCLEILEASEFKVFTVDVIYGNPGQSLEILEQDLDTILEFNPPHISAYSLTIEPQTRLGKQVKLGRITPPEDDTVSDHFDLVVDKLAAAGIQQYEVSNYAKPGSEAVHNSNYWSHENYLGLGPGAHSFWWNEDQASATRWKNRSNLNAYLNGDWKEQSEREELNLADLAEERLMLGLRTKKGLEKKKLKSTYHFEFNDRQLRYLQKLEENGRAETGERIHLTKEGLKIADSILLDLITMT, encoded by the coding sequence ATGAGCGGCCTTTATATCCACATTCCCTTTTGTAAACAGGCCTGCTCGTACTGCGATTTTTATTTCGTAACCCGGCAGCAGAATAAGCAGGATTTTGTGGATGAACTTATCCGGGAAATTCACGCTAAAAAGGATTCGGTGTTTACCGAAGAACCCGTCCGATCCATCTACTTTGGTGGCGGTACTCCATCACTATTAACAGCTGAGCAGGTGAATGCTATTCTCGATGCCATCCGGGATGTTTTTGACACCGACCTTAAGGAAATTACCCTGGAAATGAATCCCGATGACGTGAGCCGGGAGTATTTATCGGGATTGAAGTCTGCCGGTATAAATCGTGCAAGCATGGGTATTCAGTCCTTCAACCCGGAGCTGCTAAAGTTCATGAACCGGGCACATACTTCCGAAGAAGCGATGAAATGCCTGGAGATACTGGAAGCATCTGAGTTCAAGGTTTTTACGGTTGATGTAATCTATGGCAATCCCGGACAATCTTTGGAAATACTGGAACAGGATCTGGATACCATTCTTGAGTTTAACCCTCCACATATTTCGGCTTATTCACTGACTATAGAACCTCAAACCCGACTGGGAAAACAGGTTAAGTTGGGCCGCATCACTCCCCCTGAAGACGATACCGTTTCCGACCATTTTGATCTGGTTGTTGATAAACTTGCAGCAGCCGGCATTCAACAATATGAAGTGAGCAACTATGCTAAACCGGGCAGCGAAGCGGTTCACAATTCCAACTACTGGAGCCATGAAAATTACCTGGGGCTCGGACCCGGAGCCCATTCGTTTTGGTGGAATGAAGATCAAGCATCAGCAACCCGCTGGAAAAACCGCAGCAACCTGAATGCTTACCTTAACGGAGACTGGAAAGAACAATCGGAACGCGAAGAGTTAAACCTGGCAGACTTAGCCGAAGAGCGACTGATGCTGGGGCTCAGAACCAAAAAGGGGCTTGAAAAGAAGAAACTGAAAAGCACCTACCACTTTGAGTTCAATGACCGGCAGTTACGTTACCTTCAAAAGCTGGAAGAAAACGGAAGAGCGGAAACCGGAGAACGAATTCACCTGACAAAAGAAGGACTCAAAATCGCTGACTCCATTTTACTTGATCTGATAACGATGACATAA
- a CDS encoding AMP nucleosidase, producing the protein MSDTLKLVKDQFSSEAELKKAIDKACDLMEEIYDSGKYPQMIVERIWSKHNPVIDGELAQPKAYRWYLKREIERLVTNGATVFVKPSREALPMNNPDLFDNLDESDWDITQKKLFLFRAERIDISLDRLRHYTGTKPADFQRYILFTNYDMHVEVFLDKFPDCVKPEREGVQMPAYHHKMDNNSGLTLINIGVGPSNAKTITDHVGVLRPDAMVMVGHCGGLRNHQDIGDFVLANGYYRADRVLDDLFPIGIPISPNYILNRYLKEVLDQHDMNHRIGTVYTTANRNWEFSKAKTVEEIHMSRSVAIDMESSTVATNGFRYRIPHATLLCVSDKPLHGKPKLTDAAQSFYQNSKEMHLEMVIDALQMVKDSYPEGLPNSSIRAFNEPLMGGSG; encoded by the coding sequence ATGTCAGATACGCTCAAATTAGTTAAAGATCAGTTTTCCTCGGAGGCAGAACTTAAAAAAGCTATTGATAAAGCGTGTGACCTGATGGAAGAAATTTACGATTCGGGCAAATATCCCCAGATGATTGTGGAGAGAATCTGGAGCAAACATAACCCGGTTATCGACGGAGAGCTTGCTCAACCCAAAGCTTACCGCTGGTATCTGAAGCGCGAAATTGAACGCCTGGTAACTAATGGAGCCACCGTTTTTGTGAAACCTTCGCGGGAAGCACTGCCCATGAACAACCCGGATCTTTTTGACAACCTGGATGAAAGTGACTGGGACATCACCCAAAAGAAATTGTTTTTGTTTCGGGCTGAGCGCATCGATATTTCACTCGACCGCCTTCGGCATTACACCGGAACTAAACCCGCCGATTTTCAACGATATATCCTGTTTACCAACTACGATATGCATGTGGAAGTATTCCTCGACAAGTTCCCCGATTGTGTTAAACCGGAACGAGAGGGCGTACAAATGCCGGCCTATCATCACAAGATGGACAATAATTCAGGGCTTACGCTCATCAACATTGGCGTGGGGCCTTCCAATGCTAAAACCATTACCGATCATGTGGGGGTGCTTCGACCTGATGCCATGGTGATGGTGGGTCACTGCGGCGGACTCCGGAACCACCAGGATATCGGCGACTTTGTGCTCGCAAATGGGTACTACCGTGCCGACCGTGTTTTGGATGACTTATTCCCCATCGGGATTCCGATTTCCCCGAATTATATCCTGAACCGTTATCTGAAAGAAGTGCTTGATCAGCATGATATGAACCACCGGATCGGGACCGTTTACACCACCGCCAACCGAAACTGGGAATTCTCGAAGGCTAAAACGGTGGAAGAAATTCATATGAGCCGCAGTGTGGCTATTGATATGGAGTCATCTACTGTAGCAACGAACGGATTCCGGTATCGCATTCCACACGCCACCCTTCTTTGTGTGAGTGATAAACCCTTGCACGGCAAACCTAAGCTCACGGACGCCGCTCAATCGTTCTACCAAAACTCCAAAGAGATGCACCTCGAAATGGTGATTGATGCCCTGCAAATGGTGAAAGATTCCTACCCGGAAGGACTGCCCAACTCCAGCATCCGTGCCTTCAACGAGCCACTGATGGGTGGAAGCGGGTGA
- a CDS encoding gamma carbonic anhydrase family protein yields MIYEFLKRSPKFDDTAFVAPSADIIGDVTLGKESSVWFNVTIRGDVNFIQIGDQSNVQDNVCIHVMNQTGPTIIGNKVTIGHGAVVHGCTIKDRVLIGINATILDEVTIEPDVIVAAGTLVPPGKTLESGYMYMGSPAKAARKLTDEEIASIPKYATNYIKYSRAYQQKDTYDKNPFYTK; encoded by the coding sequence ATGATTTACGAATTCCTGAAACGTTCTCCGAAATTTGATGATACGGCTTTTGTGGCCCCAAGCGCTGATATAATCGGTGATGTGACCCTGGGGAAAGAAAGCAGTGTTTGGTTCAACGTGACGATCCGCGGGGATGTCAATTTCATTCAGATTGGGGACCAGAGTAATGTTCAGGATAATGTATGTATCCATGTGATGAATCAGACCGGCCCGACGATTATCGGCAATAAAGTGACTATCGGTCATGGAGCGGTTGTTCACGGATGTACCATCAAAGACCGCGTACTGATCGGCATCAACGCCACCATCCTTGATGAGGTTACCATTGAGCCCGACGTGATTGTGGCAGCCGGAACCCTCGTGCCTCCCGGCAAAACCCTCGAAAGCGGATATATGTATATGGGCTCACCGGCTAAAGCTGCACGTAAACTGACGGATGAGGAAATCGCATCCATCCCCAAATACGCAACCAACTATATTAAATATTCCCGGGCCTATCAACAGAAAGACACATACGACAAAAACCCTTTTTATACCAAGTAA
- a CDS encoding helix-turn-helix domain-containing protein, which translates to MAIIVNLDVMLAKRKMSLTELSEEVGITMSNLSILKTGKAKAIRFSTLEAICEALDCQPGDILEYSEGE; encoded by the coding sequence ATGGCCATAATCGTAAACCTTGATGTGATGCTGGCCAAGCGGAAGATGAGCCTTACCGAGCTCTCAGAAGAAGTGGGCATCACCATGTCGAACCTTTCCATCCTTAAAACCGGCAAAGCCAAAGCCATTCGCTTTTCCACCCTTGAAGCTATTTGCGAAGCCCTCGATTGTCAGCCGGGAGATATTTTGGAGTATTCTGAGGGTGAGTAG
- a CDS encoding PQQ-binding-like beta-propeller repeat protein: protein MNYHYFIINLFMCAALLSSCELFGGRDTGPEGGEVVWNLKNSTDRLVSTQPLIEDGAVYFIQDTQLKAYSLNKGKRLWSVNTSNGNFSRAILSSENTLYLDEGFNIKAVSKSTGRIIWSNPVTQDATEFSGMGGPVMSQDQEHLYAGRRGYVLQLRKSDGAITRRYSIDRLVPEGVSQGATEPVYSPFGDGMLYVPGSSFDRTIPGEERYRGNLFAFEAATGELIWELPVEFPIDDIRTEQPGDSVLVSPPIYDIEVTESAIVLLQGKAIVSVDREKGAINWVNNFFDSGFDVGLAVDAEAIYAASVGTNAHKLDLTTGEELWRKDIFYSNTSIPTVQNGRLYFTNSGGGDIWVLDTSTGKVIYNKLPPGYQTDSHDIYISSLGVGEGYMVNVGSKAVYCLKVP, encoded by the coding sequence ATGAACTACCACTATTTTATAATCAATCTATTTATGTGTGCAGCCCTGCTTTCATCCTGTGAGCTGTTTGGCGGTCGCGATACCGGTCCCGAAGGGGGTGAGGTGGTCTGGAACTTGAAAAACTCAACCGATCGGTTGGTGAGTACACAGCCGCTAATAGAGGATGGGGCCGTATATTTTATTCAGGATACACAGCTGAAAGCCTACAGTCTGAATAAAGGAAAGCGCCTCTGGAGTGTTAACACCAGTAACGGAAATTTCTCTCGGGCGATCCTTTCAAGTGAAAACACGCTATACCTTGATGAGGGATTCAATATCAAAGCCGTATCCAAATCAACCGGAAGGATTATATGGAGCAATCCGGTAACCCAGGATGCTACTGAGTTTTCCGGTATGGGAGGCCCTGTGATGAGCCAAGACCAGGAGCACCTGTATGCCGGTCGCCGGGGTTACGTTCTGCAGCTGCGCAAGAGCGACGGAGCGATTACCCGCCGCTACTCTATCGACCGGCTGGTTCCTGAGGGGGTAAGCCAGGGAGCAACTGAACCCGTTTACTCCCCGTTTGGAGATGGGATGTTATACGTGCCCGGTTCGTCATTTGACCGTACTATCCCCGGAGAAGAACGATATCGGGGAAACTTATTTGCCTTCGAGGCCGCAACCGGGGAGTTGATTTGGGAGCTTCCGGTGGAGTTTCCTATAGATGATATCAGAACTGAACAGCCGGGGGATTCGGTGTTGGTTAGCCCGCCCATATATGATATTGAGGTTACGGAGTCGGCCATTGTGTTACTTCAGGGCAAAGCCATTGTGTCGGTTGACCGGGAAAAGGGAGCAATTAACTGGGTGAATAATTTTTTTGACAGCGGGTTTGATGTGGGCCTGGCTGTAGATGCCGAGGCTATTTATGCCGCCTCTGTTGGTACCAATGCCCATAAACTGGATCTTACAACCGGTGAGGAACTCTGGCGAAAGGATATTTTCTATTCCAACACCAGTATTCCAACAGTGCAAAACGGCCGGTTATATTTTACGAACTCGGGGGGCGGAGATATCTGGGTGCTGGATACTTCCACCGGAAAGGTCATTTACAACAAGCTACCCCCGGGCTATCAAACTGACAGCCACGACATTTATATCTCCTCGCTGGGGGTGGGCGAAGGCTACATGGTGAATGTGGGCAGCAAAGCGGTCTACTGCCTGAAGGTGCCTTAA
- a CDS encoding esterase/lipase family protein: MSFIHGLGDNYTIWNNMAGQLSSEFVFYRDNVSYNSANAVSSTASSVYIPSGTVTLAHSLGGLVAREHLRQKGTGKMNALITVGTPNLGAPAAVNVQNGNLANVIAGWVEDVAAGPIASFGSVYGRDFGRAVLSEIGYIDQLTGPYINARLQTAYGQKASVSDMRPGSSFLNTLNASPNNTLPTARYAIFGNESGSRYEYVRISESAYRGPESPIENGTFIKAHRYLYSFYFAAASYYTYLSGEYFYLYLTSNTYDPNHFFYYNSAVYFATIAQQWYKGFLSLVYFQQRDWDKYVVGANYYSGTICGNIGQNCKDTNDGLLTAVTQAPSFFERFGDNTVRRLEARGANHLEETAHPAVKQRLFEIFRNDDVSIPEVKKPLYVNISGPRLVSGGESAYFSSSVSNAGGSVSYQWHYRRDQGSSWVSVGNGTTLQQIFYAAPDGETARAAVKLVVSSAGETAIDIHYVDVSGCESESFSFDSKVSPCLQ; the protein is encoded by the coding sequence GTGTCATTCATACATGGACTGGGAGACAACTATACGATTTGGAATAACATGGCAGGGCAACTGTCATCTGAATTTGTTTTTTATCGGGATAATGTATCCTATAATTCTGCTAATGCTGTAAGTAGTACAGCTTCTAGTGTCTATATTCCTTCCGGTACTGTTACTTTGGCTCATAGCCTTGGAGGGCTTGTAGCACGAGAACACCTGCGACAAAAAGGAACAGGAAAAATGAATGCACTCATTACGGTGGGAACCCCCAATTTGGGTGCTCCTGCTGCAGTAAATGTTCAAAACGGGAACCTGGCTAATGTTATCGCTGGTTGGGTGGAAGATGTTGCTGCCGGACCGATAGCTTCATTTGGGTCAGTGTATGGCCGTGATTTTGGAAGGGCTGTACTAAGTGAAATTGGTTATATAGACCAGCTTACCGGGCCTTATATTAATGCTCGTTTACAAACTGCGTATGGACAAAAAGCTTCAGTTAGCGATATGAGGCCTGGGAGCTCCTTCCTCAATACCCTGAATGCCTCCCCAAACAATACTCTGCCGACTGCTCGCTATGCAATTTTTGGGAATGAATCAGGATCCAGGTACGAATATGTACGCATTTCTGAATCAGCGTACAGAGGTCCGGAGTCTCCTATTGAAAATGGTACTTTTATAAAAGCGCATCGATATCTGTATTCATTTTACTTTGCAGCTGCTTCTTACTACACATATTTATCTGGAGAGTATTTTTATCTATATCTTACATCGAATACATATGACCCTAATCACTTCTTCTATTACAATAGTGCTGTTTATTTTGCCACGATAGCCCAGCAGTGGTACAAAGGCTTTCTTTCATTGGTGTATTTTCAACAGCGAGATTGGGATAAATATGTAGTGGGTGCTAACTATTATTCAGGAACTATATGCGGTAACATAGGTCAGAATTGTAAAGACACAAATGATGGACTATTAACCGCTGTAACGCAGGCTCCTTCCTTTTTTGAAAGATTCGGAGATAACACTGTTAGGCGTTTAGAAGCAAGAGGAGCCAATCACCTCGAAGAAACGGCACACCCGGCAGTGAAACAACGGCTCTTTGAGATATTTAGAAATGATGATGTTAGCATCCCAGAAGTTAAAAAGCCATTATATGTAAATATCAGTGGTCCGAGACTGGTGAGTGGTGGCGAGTCGGCCTATTTCTCCAGCAGTGTCTCCAATGCAGGGGGTTCAGTTAGCTATCAGTGGCATTATCGCAGAGATCAGGGTAGTTCTTGGGTGAGTGTAGGTAATGGTACCACATTGCAACAAATCTTTTATGCTGCTCCAGATGGGGAAACGGCACGTGCAGCTGTAAAACTAGTAGTTAGCAGTGCCGGAGAAACGGCAATCGACATCCATTATGTAGATGTATCGGGGTGTGAATCCGAGTCATTCTCTTTCGACTCTAAAGTTAGTCCCTGTTTACAATAA
- a CDS encoding DUF2975 domain-containing protein, whose protein sequence is MKLRKDWSLAYLLLYICQIGYWLIIISVALELFISFAQLSGNHIVIRDVSVNLELRQFEEYNDIELDNIRLNIPERMTSDLQISGPYEEVKGGFYFFNGLKLYENAVFFLMLFLFSKVLRNVAEGDPFHAKNPSYLYMIGWTLIISSLINISFQFLNMGHFISLPLLSNLSLPDGIDITSLDMFGKDFLLAGIFNIVLGYVFKEGARIYEEQKLTV, encoded by the coding sequence ATGAAACTCAGAAAAGACTGGTCGCTCGCTTATTTACTGCTTTATATATGCCAAATCGGATATTGGCTGATCATCATCAGTGTAGCTTTGGAGCTATTCATTTCATTCGCCCAACTTTCCGGCAACCATATTGTGATAAGGGATGTCTCCGTTAACCTTGAGCTCCGGCAATTTGAAGAATACAACGATATAGAATTAGACAATATCCGGCTGAATATTCCCGAAAGAATGACTTCAGATTTACAAATTTCCGGGCCTTATGAGGAAGTGAAAGGTGGTTTTTACTTTTTTAATGGACTGAAACTGTATGAAAATGCCGTGTTCTTTCTCATGCTATTTCTGTTCTCAAAAGTATTGAGAAACGTCGCCGAAGGGGATCCCTTTCACGCCAAAAACCCCTCTTACTTATATATGATTGGCTGGACGCTTATTATCTCTTCGCTCATCAATATTTCTTTTCAGTTTTTGAATATGGGGCATTTTATTTCCCTGCCTCTTTTAAGCAATTTGTCACTTCCGGATGGTATTGACATCACTTCGCTGGATATGTTTGGTAAAGACTTCTTGCTCGCTGGTATTTTCAACATCGTCCTGGGATATGTGTTCAAAGAAGGCGCCCGCATTTATGAAGAACAAAAACTAACGGTGTAA